A DNA window from Fodinibius sp. Rm-B-1B1-1 contains the following coding sequences:
- a CDS encoding HIT family protein encodes MSTIFTKIIEGEIPCHKVAETDDHIAFLDINPIAEGHTLVVPKKEVDYFFDLPDELMQSTMSVAKHISHAIDEALNPLRTGVIVQGLEVPHAHVHLIPLYKEDQVMALGHNVSVSEERMIELKGKITAEISL; translated from the coding sequence ATGTCTACGATTTTTACAAAAATTATTGAAGGTGAAATTCCATGTCACAAGGTAGCCGAAACGGATGATCATATTGCTTTTTTGGATATCAATCCCATTGCTGAGGGGCATACCTTAGTAGTTCCTAAAAAAGAGGTTGATTACTTTTTTGACCTACCGGATGAGCTCATGCAGAGTACGATGTCAGTAGCCAAACATATCTCTCATGCTATTGATGAAGCTTTGAATCCACTGCGAACAGGAGTGATTGTACAGGGGCTGGAAGTTCCGCATGCGCATGTACATCTTATTCCACTCTACAAAGAAGATCAGGTCATGGCATTAGGGCACAATGTTTCGGTTAGTGAAGAACGAATGATTGAATTGAAAGGAAAAATTACAGCCGAAATATCATTATGA
- a CDS encoding type II 3-dehydroquinate dehydratase produces MKVSILNGPNLNMLGKRDPKQYGTDTLNDIEQLLIDSFPNHEMTFFQSNLEGELVEAIQSLMESDVDGVIANFGGYSHSSVAIRDALDLIEMPIVEVHLSNIHAREEFRERTLTGAVVAGIITGFGKQSYVLGVHALEKLVGED; encoded by the coding sequence ATGAAAGTATCGATCCTTAACGGACCTAATTTAAATATGTTGGGCAAACGTGATCCCAAACAGTATGGTACCGATACACTGAATGATATTGAACAGCTGCTTATAGATTCATTTCCCAATCACGAAATGACTTTTTTTCAAAGTAATTTGGAAGGTGAACTTGTAGAGGCAATTCAATCGCTCATGGAAAGTGATGTCGATGGTGTTATTGCCAATTTCGGAGGATACTCACATAGCTCAGTTGCTATTCGCGATGCGCTTGATTTAATTGAAATGCCTATTGTGGAAGTACACCTTTCGAATATCCACGCGCGCGAAGAGTTTCGCGAACGTACGCTTACCGGAGCAGTTGTTGCCGGAATTATCACTGGGTTTGGGAAACAAAGTTATGTGCTTGGGGTACATGCCCTTGAAAAACTGGTTGGAGAAGACTAA
- a CDS encoding lipopolysaccharide biosynthesis protein, which yields MKKLRELLSDTLVYGISSVLARFIGYLLVPLHTAEFATSQYGVVSLVYAGLAFLNVVFTFGMESAYLRYAKDREQAKNVFKTLQLGLGALSSVLVLLLVFFAPVLMPAMSLESTGSKNLYWMMLGILWFDTMVLVPFAELRLVRRQWMFAILKTGNILVNVGLQFYLILGLQWGIEAVFFASLIASGLTFLVIWVVTMPMLSGRWDTPIFKKALRFGLPFVPAGLGYAINETLDRFFLGNYLSQSTVAELYRPDMTPDDIVGIYSACYKLSVFMLLFVQMFRMAWQPFFLRESDDPDAPELYRDVFRYFNVVAGICFLFVALFAQQIVQIKIPGLDLYLVGEQYWSGLSIVPLLLGAYWFQGWYMNFSAGIFIEEETKILPIITLVGAGITVVANLILIPYYGMMGSAGATLISYASMAMLLYYKSVQVYQVDYQLFRAFGMMIVGAASVYFLPSVVNWMGSEWTSRFIVLLIGSAGVVLLALPNYYKKR from the coding sequence TTGAAAAAGCTACGAGAATTACTTTCTGATACGCTTGTATATGGGATAAGCAGTGTGTTAGCACGATTCATTGGTTATCTGCTTGTGCCCCTGCATACTGCTGAGTTTGCTACTTCTCAGTATGGTGTGGTAAGTTTGGTTTATGCCGGACTGGCATTTTTGAATGTTGTTTTTACTTTTGGGATGGAGTCGGCTTACCTGCGCTATGCCAAAGATCGGGAACAGGCAAAAAATGTTTTCAAAACACTACAATTAGGATTAGGAGCACTTTCGTCCGTACTGGTTCTGTTATTGGTGTTTTTTGCCCCGGTTTTAATGCCGGCAATGAGCTTGGAATCCACAGGCAGTAAAAATTTATATTGGATGATGCTCGGCATCCTCTGGTTTGATACGATGGTGCTGGTACCTTTTGCTGAGCTTCGACTGGTCCGTCGGCAATGGATGTTTGCCATTCTGAAAACAGGTAATATCTTGGTCAATGTGGGATTGCAATTTTACCTTATATTAGGATTGCAGTGGGGTATCGAAGCAGTCTTTTTCGCCAGTCTTATCGCTTCTGGATTAACGTTTTTGGTGATTTGGGTTGTAACGATGCCGATGCTTTCCGGCCGCTGGGATACGCCTATTTTCAAGAAAGCACTGCGATTTGGTTTGCCCTTTGTGCCTGCGGGATTGGGGTATGCCATCAATGAAACGTTAGACCGATTTTTTCTGGGCAATTACCTATCCCAATCAACAGTGGCAGAGTTATACCGTCCCGACATGACACCCGATGATATCGTGGGGATTTACAGTGCTTGTTATAAGCTGTCGGTATTTATGCTGCTGTTCGTGCAGATGTTTCGAATGGCTTGGCAACCTTTCTTTTTACGCGAATCGGACGATCCTGATGCGCCTGAGCTTTATCGGGATGTATTTCGATATTTTAATGTGGTTGCCGGTATTTGTTTTTTATTTGTGGCTCTTTTTGCGCAGCAGATCGTCCAAATAAAGATACCTGGGCTCGACTTATATTTAGTAGGTGAGCAGTATTGGTCGGGGCTTTCTATTGTTCCGCTACTATTGGGTGCTTATTGGTTTCAAGGATGGTATATGAATTTTTCAGCGGGTATCTTCATTGAAGAAGAAACTAAGATTCTGCCCATTATTACGCTTGTCGGAGCTGGTATTACAGTTGTTGCCAATCTAATATTAATACCATATTACGGCATGATGGGATCGGCGGGTGCAACCCTGATCAGTTACGCTTCTATGGCTATGCTTCTCTACTATAAAAGCGTACAGGTATATCAGGTTGACTACCAACTGTTTCGGGCTTTTGGGATGATGATTGTTGGAGCAGCTTCTGTTTACTTTCTTCCATCGGTAGTTAATTGGATGGGGTCGGAATGGACGAGTCGCTTCATCGTGTTATTAATAGGTAGTGCAGGAGTAGTCTTACTGGCATTACCAAATTATTATAAGAAGCGATAA
- a CDS encoding NYN domain-containing protein, protein MESKVGIYVDAVNVTMNGGFGLRYDILRKFASRDGSVPSRMNVYLAFDERRAEEDQDYKNKTTRFSEVLRDFEYKVIKKPVQYYRDEETQETITKSTVDMDMAVDMVTQADDLDKVLLLTNNGSYVSVIDAIQRKGARVELIGFDDMSKNLKEETDVYISGYLIPGLLPIESPYAWGKPGSRVRGVCYDFSHDDGYGFLRFLTGIGKNLWITDSRFDESPYSTVFAHISQFEDNFDTNFLPSRDLIFEFDMVENEKGLVAEDIVLISAP, encoded by the coding sequence ATGGAAAGTAAAGTAGGTATTTATGTTGATGCAGTGAATGTAACTATGAATGGTGGTTTTGGTCTGCGGTATGATATTCTTCGAAAGTTTGCTTCACGTGATGGTTCGGTACCTTCTCGTATGAATGTATACTTGGCTTTTGATGAACGCCGAGCCGAAGAAGATCAGGATTACAAAAATAAAACGACCCGCTTTAGTGAGGTGCTACGCGATTTTGAGTATAAGGTGATCAAGAAACCGGTACAGTACTATCGCGATGAGGAAACACAGGAGACGATTACGAAATCTACCGTCGATATGGATATGGCCGTGGATATGGTCACGCAAGCTGATGATCTGGATAAAGTGCTGCTTTTGACCAATAACGGTAGTTATGTGAGTGTGATTGATGCTATTCAGCGTAAGGGAGCACGTGTTGAGCTTATCGGTTTCGATGATATGTCAAAAAATCTCAAAGAAGAAACGGATGTCTATATTTCGGGTTATTTAATTCCTGGCCTCCTGCCTATTGAATCGCCCTACGCCTGGGGAAAGCCGGGCTCGCGTGTACGTGGGGTTTGCTATGATTTTTCCCACGATGATGGGTATGGATTTTTGCGATTTCTGACGGGTATAGGGAAAAATCTATGGATTACCGATTCTCGTTTTGATGAGTCTCCTTACAGTACTGTTTTTGCACATATTTCGCAATTTGAGGACAATTTTGATACAAATTTTTTACCAAGCCGTGATCTTATTTTTGAGTTTGACATGGTCGAAAATGAGAAAGGGCTTGTAGCTGAAGATATTGTGTTAATTTCAGCACCGTAA
- the mdh gene encoding malate dehydrogenase — translation MKVTVVGAGGNVGSTVSMAVAQRDFAKEVVMVDIVQEKDGDKIYPSKGRALDQWESSPIHQFDTKLTGTVDYEDTAGSDVCVITAGVPRKPGMSRDDLLEINANIVQDVTEKLVKHSPNTIIIVVSNPLDVMAQVALETSGLDSSRVMGMAGILDTARYRSFLAEEIGVSPKDIQALLLGGHGDTMVPLPRFTTVCGMPITQFIDEDKLEEIVERTKGGGGELVNLMGTSAWYAPGAAAAQMVEAIMLDQNRVFPCAAHLNGEYGQEDLFLGVPVKLGKGGIKEIIEVDLNDEEQELLDESADHVHSVLKDFRQLMDK, via the coding sequence ATGAAAGTAACAGTAGTCGGTGCCGGCGGTAATGTCGGTTCAACGGTATCAATGGCCGTAGCACAACGCGATTTTGCAAAAGAAGTTGTTATGGTTGATATCGTACAAGAGAAAGACGGAGATAAAATTTATCCATCAAAAGGACGTGCCCTTGACCAGTGGGAATCTTCGCCCATTCACCAGTTTGATACCAAACTGACCGGTACCGTTGATTATGAAGATACGGCCGGATCAGATGTATGCGTTATAACAGCCGGTGTTCCTCGTAAGCCAGGCATGAGTCGTGACGACTTGCTCGAAATCAATGCCAATATTGTTCAGGATGTTACTGAAAAGCTTGTTAAGCATTCTCCTAACACCATTATCATTGTCGTTTCCAATCCCCTTGACGTGATGGCACAGGTTGCCCTCGAAACCAGTGGACTTGATTCCAGTCGCGTAATGGGAATGGCTGGTATTTTAGATACGGCTCGTTACCGCTCGTTCCTTGCCGAAGAAATTGGCGTTTCTCCCAAAGACATTCAGGCACTTCTGTTAGGCGGGCACGGAGACACCATGGTTCCTCTTCCCCGCTTTACGACCGTTTGCGGAATGCCTATCACCCAGTTTATTGATGAAGATAAACTTGAAGAAATCGTTGAACGCACCAAAGGCGGCGGTGGTGAACTCGTCAACCTGATGGGAACCTCTGCATGGTATGCACCTGGCGCAGCAGCCGCACAAATGGTAGAAGCGATTATGCTTGACCAAAATAGGGTATTCCCTTGTGCTGCTCACCTAAACGGCGAATACGGACAGGAAGATCTATTCTTAGGCGTTCCCGTGAAGCTCGGCAAAGGCGGAATTAAAGAAATTATTGAGGTTGACTTAAACGACGAAGAACAAGAACTTTTAGATGAGTCAGCTGATCACGTGCACTCTGTGCTTAAAGATTTCCGTCAGCTGATGGATAAATAA
- a CDS encoding NAD(+)/NADH kinase — MTFAVIANPTKYSVKKPFIELLTWSDENDVQVFFCSDLQELYSGEEHPSAVIVADEETAIDKADIIIALGGDGTMLYTARLMKSIPKPILGVNSGRLGFMANTQKENIHEALDDVLQDNYRIEKRYLLEAKDNQENLYHALNEFLFSKRDSTSMVNVGAEYNGMFINNYWADGLIVASPTGSTAYNLSSGGPIVMPNTNVMVVTPINPHTLTTRPLVLPSDKYLKVTIKKQDHDVLFSYDGQIKEIETYPFEVNIKRSNFTIDLIELPNQSYFDTLRNKLMWGMDSRQRS; from the coding sequence ATGACATTTGCCGTTATAGCAAATCCCACAAAATACTCAGTTAAAAAGCCGTTTATTGAGCTCTTAACATGGTCTGACGAAAACGATGTGCAGGTTTTTTTCTGCTCGGATCTGCAGGAACTATATAGTGGAGAAGAACATCCCTCTGCGGTGATTGTAGCAGATGAAGAAACGGCTATTGATAAGGCGGACATCATTATTGCTCTCGGCGGCGACGGGACGATGCTATACACAGCGCGGCTGATGAAAAGCATTCCAAAACCAATTTTAGGGGTCAACAGCGGACGGCTTGGGTTTATGGCTAATACCCAGAAAGAAAATATTCACGAGGCGCTTGATGATGTTCTGCAAGACAACTACCGTATCGAAAAACGATACCTGTTAGAAGCAAAGGATAACCAGGAAAATCTTTATCACGCTCTTAATGAGTTTCTGTTCTCAAAGCGAGATTCGACTTCGATGGTGAATGTCGGGGCCGAATATAATGGCATGTTTATCAACAATTACTGGGCCGATGGCCTGATTGTTGCCTCACCTACAGGTTCTACTGCCTATAATCTTTCTTCCGGTGGACCTATTGTAATGCCCAATACCAATGTAATGGTTGTAACTCCCATTAATCCACATACGCTAACTACACGACCGTTGGTACTGCCCTCAGACAAATATTTGAAGGTAACTATTAAAAAGCAGGATCACGACGTACTCTTTTCTTACGACGGCCAAATCAAAGAAATTGAGACCTATCCATTTGAAGTAAATATCAAGCGCTCCAACTTTACGATTGATCTGATTGAACTGCCTAACCAAAGTTATTTTGATACCCTCCGTAACAAGTTAATGTGGGGTATGGATTCGAGGCAACGATCATAG